The Radiobacillus deserti genomic interval TTCCTTGCTGCTTGGCTAACCACGCCCCTACTACACCAGTTAGTATGATGAAAAAGACAACCCACCACGGTCCAACAATACCTCCCGCCCAAACAAAAATACCGATCTCTAAGGCTGGTACAATAAGGATTAATAGCAAAATCCATTTAAACATGATTTCTCCTCCCTATCCCTTTAATTCTTGTTCAGTGTTACACTCTAATGAATATGGAAAAAGAAGGGGATCCCCTTCTTTTTCGTTTTATAGTACAGAGGCGTGTCCTCCGTAGATATCACCTTTGCTCGCATCAATCGTGATATCACTATTATCTTTTATATGATCTACTGCTTTATCAACACCAACAATCACTGGAATTCCAAGGCTCAATCCCACAATAGCTGCATGGGAAGTTAAACCACCTTCTTCCGTAATAATTCCGCTAGCTTTTTCAATCGCTGGCATCATTTCTTTATCTGTTCCGTAAGTGACAATAATATCGTCTTCTGTCACTTTAGAAAGAGCTTCTTCGGCATTTTTCACAACAACAGCACGTCCATAAGCATTTCCTTTTCCAACGCCTTGCCCTTTTGCAAGTACATCACCAACAACATGTACTTTTAACAAGTTCGTTGTACCAGCTTCTCCCACTGGTACACCTGCAGTGATGATAACTCGACTTCCTCGGTTAAACAAACCAGTCGAAAGTCCGCGATCTACAGCAATGTCTAGCATATGATCTGTAGACTCTGCTTGTTCTCCCATGATCGCCGTCACACCCCAAACAAGTGATAGCCTTCTTTTCGAACGCTCATCAAAGGTTACCGCAATAATCGGAGCTTTAGGACGATATTTTGAAATCATCCGAGCTGTATATCCACTTTGAGTTGGTGTGATAATGGCATCGACATCTAAGTTCATTGCAGAATGGGTAACGGATTGACTTATTGCATCCGTAATCGTCATATCACTATGTTTAGATCTTAAATCTAGAATCACTTTGTGATCTAGAGCTGTTTCCGCTTTAGTAGCAATGTTGCTCATAGTACGTACCGCTTCAACAGGATAATCTCCAGCAGCCGTTTCTCCTGACAGCATAATTGCGTCCGTTCCATCAAAAATCGCATTTGCAACATCCGATGCTTCCGCACGTGTAGGACGTGGATTTCGTTGCATCGAATCAAGCATTTGCGTTGCTGTAATAACTGGTTTTCCTGCTGTATTACACTTACGAATCATATCCTTTTGGACAAGTGGTACATCTTCAGGAGGAATTTCTACCCCTAAGTCTCCGCGTGCTACCATTAATCCATCACTTACTTGAAGAATTTGATCCAGATTATCGACACCTTCACGGTTTTCAATCTTAGGTATGATATTGATGTGTGTTGCATTATTTTCTTCTAATAATTCACGAATTTCTAACACATCAGATGCACGTCTTACAAAGGAGGCAGCGATAAAGTCAACGCCCTGCTCAATTCCAAACTTAATGTCAGCAGCATCCTTTTCTGTTATACCAGGCAAGTTCACACTAACATTTGGTACGTTGACGCCTTTTTTATTTTTCAACAATCCTGAATTCAACGCAATTGTTTTGAGTTCTTTCTTTTCTTTATCAATTTCTACAACTTCTAGCTCAATAAGACCGTCATCTAATAGTAATTTAGACCCAACATGCACATCATGAATAAGGTGTGGGTAAGTTACAGAGATTCGTTCTGAAGATCCTTCGATATCTTCCATAGATACATACACTGTCGCCCCTTTATCCAACTGAGCTTGTCCATCTTTCAATACGCCTGTTCGAATTTCTGGGCCTTTCGTATCTAATAAAATTGCAACCGTCTTTCCAGTACGTTTTGACGCTTCCCTAATGTTCACGATCCGCTGACCATGCTCTTCAAAATCCCCATGGGAAAAGTTTAGTCGCGCTACGTTCATTCCTGATTCGATTAGGTCGACTAGCTTTTCAACAGATTCTGAAGCAGGACCAATCGTACAAACAATTTTTGTCTTTCTCATTACACTTCCTCCTAGCATTCTCTTGTACACTACAGTTCTCAAATAGATAATTCTTTGGATAGACGATACATTTCCTCATCAATGGTGTGAGGTTCTTGTAAAATTTCAATTATATCATGATCGACTAGCTTATTGTTTTGAATACCAACCATACGGCCTGCTTTCCCCTCTAGTAATAAATCGACTGCTTTAGCACCTAAACGACTCGCTAGCACACGATCATTCCCTGTAGGCGAGCCACCACGTTGAATGTGACCTAAAATAGTTACTCTCGTCTCAAGGTTTGTCGCTTCTTTAATTCGTTTTCCGTAATCAAATCCACTTCCTACACCTTCAGCAAGGACAATAATACTATGTTTTTTTCCACGCTCATGTCCTTTTTTCAAGCGATCAATCACTTCATCAAAGTCATCCTTTTGCTCTGGGATTAAGATGCTTTCTGCCCCATCTGCTAAACCAGACCAAAGCGCTAAATCCCCAGCGTTTCTTCCCATTACTTCAATCACATATGTACGCTCATGGGAGGTTGCTGTATCTCTAATTTTATCAATAGCTTCAATCACGGTGTTTAAGGCTGTGTCAAATCCAATTGTAAAATCAGTTCCTGGAATATCATTATCAATCGTTCCTGGAACACCAATACAAGGATACCCTTTTTTCGTTAATTTTTCGGCACCACGGAAAGATCCATCGCCACCTATTACGATTAAGCCTTCGATACCAAACTTATTAAGCTGCTCGATTCCTTTATTTTGCCCTTCTTCGGTTTTGAACTCTTCACAACGTGCCGAGTACAGGATCGTTCCACCGCGTTGAATAATATCCCCAACCGAGCCTAGTTCCATTTTTTTAATATTCCCATCAATAAGTCCTTGATACCCATTGTAAATACCATACACTTCTACGTCATGGTAAATCGCTTTTCTCACGACCGCACGAACAGCAGCATTCATACCTGGTGAATCGCCGCCACTAGTTAATACACCGATTTTCTTCATTTTTTGTCACCTCTATATTTAAAGTATTTTCTACCTGTTACTTTTCTCCCCATTACACAATAATCCTAAACTGAAGAATTTTCAAATAGAATTATACCTCAATCTAGTTCTATTCTCACTAATTATAGGAAAAATTAACCGAATTGACGCAATTATACGGTATTTATTATAAACATAGCCTCTTGCTTTATTAGCAAGAGGCATCATTGGTTAACTCAGAATAGTCTCCGATTTGCTTATACTTTTCCCAACGTTTTTCTAATAATACTTCTGATCCTAGTGGCCGAAGTTCGTTTAGTGATTTAACAAGAACGTTTTTAATAGCTTTTGCTTGTTCGTCTACATTACGGTGGGCTCCGCCACTCGGTTCTTGAATAATCTCATCAATAATACCTAATGATTTTAAATCATAGGAAGTAATTTGCATCGTTTCTGCTCGCTGAGCTTGCGCAGAATCCTTCCATAATAAGGCTGCTGCACCTTCGGGAGAAATAACGGAATACGTTGAATTCTCCAGCATATGGATGCGATCTCCAATACCTAATCCTAAGGCACCACCACTTCCACCTTCTCCAATCACAATACAAATAATCGGAACGCGAAGTCCAGCCATTTCCATCAAGTTACGTGCAATTGCTTCACTTTGCCCTCTTTCCTCAGCTGCCTTACCAGGGTAAGCTCCTTTTGTATCTATAAAACTAATAATCGGACGATTAAACTTGTCCGCTTGCTTCATATGTCTTAATGCTTTTCGATATCCTTCAGGGTGTGGCATCCCAAAGTTCCTTGTGATGTTTTCTTTCGTATTCTTCCCTCTCTGATGCCCGACGATTGTGACAGATTGTCCTTGAAATTTGCCAATCCCAGTTACAATCGCTTCGTCGTCTGCATACAGTCGATCGCCATGGAATTCGATGAAGTCGGTAAAGAGCCTTTCCACATAATCTAGTGTTGTCGGTCGATCTGAATGCCGAGCAATTTGAACACGGTCCCAAGGCTTAAGATTTCGATATATATCTTCCTCTAACTTAGCTAAACGTTGTTCCATACGAGCAATATCTTCTGTTAAATCTACATCACTAGTTTTAGTAATGTTTTTTAGCTCATTGATTTTATCCTTTAATTCGAGAACCGGCTTCTCGAATTCTAATACTTGTTTCATGAGGCATTACCTCCCTCATAATGGATATCCAGGATTGTTCCCAACATATCTCTCATCTCAAGTCGGTTTATTACTTTGTCTAGCTGACCATGTTCAAGCTGGAATTCGGCAGTTTGGAAATCATCAGGTAGTTCTTCCCTAATGGTTTGTTCAATGATTCTTCTGCCGGCAAAGCCAATCAGTGCACCAGGTTCTGCAAAGTTATAGTCCCCTATCGATGCAAAGCTTGCAGATACTCCACCTGTTGTTGGATTCGTCATGACGGAAATCATCAAGCCACCGGATCTGCTAAAGCGCTCGATCGCCACGGATGTTTTACTCATTTGCATGAGACTTAACATTCCTTCTTGCATCCGAGCGCCACCAGATGCAGTGAAAATAATAAACGGAAGGGAGGATTCCTTCGCTTTCTCAATTGCTCGAGCAATCTTCTCCCCAACAACAGATCCCATGCTTCCCATCCGAAAACGCGCATCCATCACAGCAATAACGGTTGCTACCCCATTGATCGCACCTTTACCGGTGACAACCGCTTCATTTAGTCCCGTTTTCTTACGATCCTTTTCCAATTTCTCCTCATAATCGGGGAAATCTAACGGATTTTTCGTCGTCATGCCTTTATCCCATTCCACAAACGTATTAGGATCCATTAAATGTTCGATACGTGTATAGGAGTCCATTTGATGATGGTGACCACATTGTGGGCACACATTGAGATTTTTCTCCATTTCTTTTCGATAAAAGATCTTTTGGCACCCCATACATTTCTGCATGATTCCTTGAGGAACATCTTGCTTTGCTTCCTCCCTAGGAATAGGTGCATATTTCTTCTTTTTATTAAAAAAGTCCTTTAGCAAGGGATATTCCTCCTTTAGTAAAATCCAGAAGGTCGTGTTCTGAATGATTCCCTTATTCTTCTTTGTATAATGTATCAAATAACGGTTCTATATCTTCCAAGCGACCATTCACAAATACTTCCAACAATTCCTTGTAAAAAGAGGATGTATAAGAAATCTGATGAACAGTGTGAGAAAAGTCTTCCACTAATTGCCATATCTTGTACATGAGATAATTTTGTGAATGCTGAAAAAGAAGAACGAAAAACGTATGGTGTTTCTCTCTGTCATCTAGTTCAGTGCTTGTACCAATTACTTGCAACTCTTTCATGACGTCCTCGTGAAGATTACCATATGCAAGTTTAGCCGCTTCTTTTTCCATAATTCGCTTTGTTGCAAGAATGTCTTTTTTCGTTTGTGGCTCATGTAGAATAAACGTCGATAAAAGTTCGACTGTTCGATGGGTTCTGTACTGTCTAAGGAAGGTCCCTTCTCCCCTTCTCGTCTCTATTAATCCTAAAAGTTCTAATGCTCTTAACGCTTCTCTTACAGAGGAGCGACCAGCGTCTAATTGTTCTGCTAGCTCTCTTTCCGATGGAAGCTTATCCCCAGGTGACAATTGATGATTCGTAATATAATTGCGTATCTCACTTAATACTTCTTCATAAACTTTTACTTTTTCAGATTGAAACAATGACGGATAGCCTCCCTAACGTTAATTGGCTAGTCTTCAATTAGCGTTAATCTTCTCGTCTTTTCTGCAACTTCCTCTGGATCGACTTGTATTCTCGCCACACCAGACTCCATCGCTGCTTTTGCCACGCTTGCAGCTACTGCAGGGGCTACTCTAGGGTCAAATGGAGCCGGTATAACATAGTCTTCATTTAATTCATCATCACTAATTAAGGCTGCAATGGCCTCCGCGGCTGCAATTTTCATCTTCTCATTGATTCTTGTTGCCCGAACATCCAATGCCCCTCTAAAAATTCCTGGAAATGCAAGTACGTTATTGACTTGGTTCGGAAAATCAGAGCGACCCGTTCCAATCACTCGTGCACCTGCATTTTTTGCAGCCTCCGGCATAATCTCAGGATCAGGATTTGCCATCGCAAAAATAATGGAGTCATCCTTCATCGTACGAACCATTTCTTCTGAGAGTAGACCACCTACGGAAACCCCGATAAAGACGTCCGCGCCCTCCATCACCTCTTCTAGATTTCCTTCGACCTTATCTTTATTCGTCATCTTAGCAACTTCATCTTTTACTTCATTCATTCCATATTTTCGACCTTCAAATATCGCGCCTTTGGAATCACACATAATCATATCTCTAACACCAAAACTATGAAGTAATTTAATAATAGCAATACCCGCTGCCCCAGCACCATTAGCTACGACCTTTATATCAGAGAATTTCTTGCCTACTAATTTGAGCGCATTTAATAGACCAGCGACGGTTACAATGGCAGTACCGTGTTGATCATCATGAAATATAGGAATATTCGTTTCTTTTTTTAACCGTTCCTCGATAACAAAGCAATTCGGGGCCGCGATATCCTCCAGATTCACTCCGCCAAAAGTCGGCTCCATCAATTTAACCGTGCGAACAATTTCATCTACGTCATGTGTATCTAGACAGATTGGAAAAGAATCTACTCCGGCAAAGCTTTTAAACAATACCGATTTACCCTCCATAACTGGTAACGCTGCTTCTGGTCCAATATTTCCAAGACCTAATACGGCAGAACCATCACTTACAACAGCAACCATGTTTCCCTTCATGGTGTACTCATAAACCGCTTCTTTTTGGTTATAGATTTCTTTACAAGGTTCCGCAACACCAGGAGAATAAGCTAAACTTAAATCTCGTGCATTCTTTACTGGTATTTTGGATTGTGTAGATAACTTTCCTTTATTCATTCGATGAATATGTAAAGCCTCATCTCTTAAATTTGACAACTAGACCCCGCTCCTTTTATTCACTCAAAGAATTGAATTGTGCGACTTTTCCAATATTGGTCTGACCACTTAACTACTACATTATAACAGATGGAAAAAGAGTGTAAAGTGGATGCACTTATACCCTTTTTCCTATTTATCTTGTCCACCTTCTACTATCAACCTTACGCCTATTATGTCCCTTTAATGACCACATTTTCTTTTCCAAACGTATGATTCAAGGATTGGATTGCTTCTCTCGTAAGCTTAATATTATATTTTCCTGCTAATTGATAGGATGTCCTATTCTGTTCATGGTACACAATAATAGGAACCGTCCCTGGATATTGATTTGCGAGTGTCTCCATCTTCTCTAGTACTTTTTGATCATTTTGCTCCGTTATTTTCAAAAACACCCGTTGAACTACTTCTGTAATTAATGCTTCTTCTTTAAATGGTTGGACGTCCTCTAAGACCCATTGTAGCCTTCCGTTACGGTTTTCAACCTTCCCTTTTAGCAAAACCATGGATTCTTCTTTTAACCATCTACTAATCGTTCGATATAAATCTGGAAATACAACTCCATCCATCTCATCCGTTTCATCCCCTAAGGACAAGAAAGCCATGGATTCACCACGTTTGGTCCGAATCGTTTTTACTTCTTGAATAATAGCACTTCCTCGTAATTGTTTTTGACCAACTAACTTACGAGCATTGCGAAAAGTGATATATCCGTTCGCTCTAAGAAGTTCTCTATATTCCGCTAAAGGATGACTAGATAAATAAATCCCTAATACTTCTTTTTCCATCTCTAGTTTTTTTATTTGCGAGAAATCTTCCATCTCCACATAAGCCTCGTCCAATTGAACATCTCCTTCAAAAAAAGAAGGCTGATCATCAAACTCTTTAAATAGTTCCGCTTGTTCTCTTGCTTGATCAATAGTGGCTAACATACTAGCGCGGTTCGCGTATGTCTCATCAAACGCTCCTGACATGATAAGCGTTTCAAGAATAGGACGAGTTACAATTTTCAACGACACACGCATGCAAAAATCAAATAGATGCTTAAATGGACCGCTTTTTCTAGCTTCCATTATCTCAGTAATAACTTGATGACCAATCCCTTTAAGTGTTAAAAACCCTACCCTTAGTTTACCTTTCCCATCAACGGTAAACCTTCCAAAGCTTTTATTTATAGAGGGTGGTAATGTAGAAATGCCCAATTCACTTGCTTCTTTTATATATGTGCGCACTTTTTCTTGTTGATTAGATACAGAGCTTAAAAGCTCTGCCATAAAGAAAGCTGGATAATGGGCTTTTAAATACGCCAGCTGATACGAGATAACACTGTAGGCAACCGCATGACTTCGGTTAAAGCCGTAATTCGCAAAACGAACAATCCACGCAAAAATCTCTTCCGCTACTGAACGCTCATACCCTTGTTCTATACAACCTTGAATGAACAATTGTTTTTGTTCATTCATTACTAAATGATCTTTTTTGGAGACGGCCCTTCTTAGGATGTCAGCTTGCCCTAAACGAAAGCCCGCCATTGTATGAGCTATCTGCATAATTTGTTCCTGGTACACTAACACACCATACGTTTTCTCAAGGATAGGCTGTAATACGCGATGTGGATAGTTAATTGGTTCCTGATTATGCTTTCTTTTGATATAAGTTGGAATATATTCCATCGGACCAGGACGGAACAAGGCGTTCACCGCTACAACGTCTTCAAATTCTGTCGGCTTCAAGGATGTTAACACTTGCTGCATACCTTGAGATTCCAATTGAAATATTCCACTCGTTGCCCCGGACTGTAGTAATGTAAATGTCTTTTCGTCCTGAAAAGGAATCGTTTCTAACCTAAAATTAGGATCTACATTCCGCTGAATGGCACGAGTAATCCTTTCCATCAAGCTTAGATTGCGAAGTCCGAGAAAGTCCATTTTTAATAATCCTAACTGCTGTACTTCATTCATTGCATATTGCGTTAAGGCGATGTCATGATGACCCGCCATTAACGGCACATGTTTTTGCAGAGGACTTTTGCTAATTAATACACCTGCTGCATGGGTGGAAACATGCCGCGGTAACCCTTCTAACTGATGAGCGATTTGAAACAATTTTTTTAATCCGTCATTTGCTTGGATATATTCTCTCAACTCAGCCGACTGCTTCACAGCATTGGCCAAGCTTCCTGTTGAACTAGAAACATGTTTTAATAGAAAAGTTAAATCTTGTTGATCTACATTCATGGTTTTCGCTAGCTCTCTTAAAGTCGACCTAGCAGCAAAGGTACCAAAGGTTGCAATTTGAGCAACATGTTCAGCCCCGTATTTTTGCTGAACATATCGAATAACCTCATCGCGTCGGTGATCTGAAAAATCAATGTCAATATCTGGCATCGTGATACGCTCTGGATTCAGAAACCGCTCAAACAGGAGATTATGCTCGAGCGGATCCACATCTGTAATCTGTAACAGATAGGCAACGAGAGAACCAGCTGCAGAACCTCTTCCCGGTCCAACCATAATTCCATTCTCTTTTGCATACTTAATAAAATCCCAAACAATAAGAAAATAGTCACTAAAATCCATTTTCTTAATGACGGATAGTTCATAGGTTAAACGTTGCTCTACTTCTGGTGTCCGTTCGTTATATCTAGAAGGAATGGATTGAAAACAAAGGCTTTCCAAGTATGTAAAAGCATCCTTCCCATCGGGAACAGGATAGGATGGCAGTAATGACTGATCAAAGGATATGGAAACATCACATGCTTGTGCAATACGGTGTGATGCTTCCAAGAGTTTTGCCCATTTGTCCGGAAATAGAAGCTCCATATCCTGTTTAGAAGCGAAATGCAACTCCCTTGACCCGT includes:
- the pyk gene encoding pyruvate kinase, whose amino-acid sequence is MRKTKIVCTIGPASESVEKLVDLIESGMNVARLNFSHGDFEEHGQRIVNIREASKRTGKTVAILLDTKGPEIRTGVLKDGQAQLDKGATVYVSMEDIEGSSERISVTYPHLIHDVHVGSKLLLDDGLIELEVVEIDKEKKELKTIALNSGLLKNKKGVNVPNVSVNLPGITEKDAADIKFGIEQGVDFIAASFVRRASDVLEIRELLEENNATHINIIPKIENREGVDNLDQILQVSDGLMVARGDLGVEIPPEDVPLVQKDMIRKCNTAGKPVITATQMLDSMQRNPRPTRAEASDVANAIFDGTDAIMLSGETAAGDYPVEAVRTMSNIATKAETALDHKVILDLRSKHSDMTITDAISQSVTHSAMNLDVDAIITPTQSGYTARMISKYRPKAPIIAVTFDERSKRRLSLVWGVTAIMGEQAESTDHMLDIAVDRGLSTGLFNRGSRVIITAGVPVGEAGTTNLLKVHVVGDVLAKGQGVGKGNAYGRAVVVKNAEEALSKVTEDDIIVTYGTDKEMMPAIEKASGIITEEGGLTSHAAIVGLSLGIPVIVGVDKAVDHIKDNSDITIDASKGDIYGGHASVL
- the pfkA gene encoding 6-phosphofructokinase, which gives rise to MKKIGVLTSGGDSPGMNAAVRAVVRKAIYHDVEVYGIYNGYQGLIDGNIKKMELGSVGDIIQRGGTILYSARCEEFKTEEGQNKGIEQLNKFGIEGLIVIGGDGSFRGAEKLTKKGYPCIGVPGTIDNDIPGTDFTIGFDTALNTVIEAIDKIRDTATSHERTYVIEVMGRNAGDLALWSGLADGAESILIPEQKDDFDEVIDRLKKGHERGKKHSIIVLAEGVGSGFDYGKRIKEATNLETRVTILGHIQRGGSPTGNDRVLASRLGAKAVDLLLEGKAGRMVGIQNNKLVDHDIIEILQEPHTIDEEMYRLSKELSI
- the accA gene encoding acetyl-CoA carboxylase carboxyl transferase subunit alpha, whose protein sequence is MKQVLEFEKPVLELKDKINELKNITKTSDVDLTEDIARMEQRLAKLEEDIYRNLKPWDRVQIARHSDRPTTLDYVERLFTDFIEFHGDRLYADDEAIVTGIGKFQGQSVTIVGHQRGKNTKENITRNFGMPHPEGYRKALRHMKQADKFNRPIISFIDTKGAYPGKAAEERGQSEAIARNLMEMAGLRVPIICIVIGEGGSGGALGLGIGDRIHMLENSTYSVISPEGAAALLWKDSAQAQRAETMQITSYDLKSLGIIDEIIQEPSGGAHRNVDEQAKAIKNVLVKSLNELRPLGSEVLLEKRWEKYKQIGDYSELTNDASC
- the accD gene encoding acetyl-CoA carboxylase, carboxyltransferase subunit beta — encoded protein: MLKDFFNKKKKYAPIPREEAKQDVPQGIMQKCMGCQKIFYRKEMEKNLNVCPQCGHHHQMDSYTRIEHLMDPNTFVEWDKGMTTKNPLDFPDYEEKLEKDRKKTGLNEAVVTGKGAINGVATVIAVMDARFRMGSMGSVVGEKIARAIEKAKESSLPFIIFTASGGARMQEGMLSLMQMSKTSVAIERFSRSGGLMISVMTNPTTGGVSASFASIGDYNFAEPGALIGFAGRRIIEQTIREELPDDFQTAEFQLEHGQLDKVINRLEMRDMLGTILDIHYEGGNAS
- a CDS encoding FadR/GntR family transcriptional regulator translates to MFQSEKVKVYEEVLSEIRNYITNHQLSPGDKLPSERELAEQLDAGRSSVREALRALELLGLIETRRGEGTFLRQYRTHRTVELLSTFILHEPQTKKDILATKRIMEKEAAKLAYGNLHEDVMKELQVIGTSTELDDREKHHTFFVLLFQHSQNYLMYKIWQLVEDFSHTVHQISYTSSFYKELLEVFVNGRLEDIEPLFDTLYKEE
- a CDS encoding NAD(P)-dependent malic enzyme, whose translation is MSNLRDEALHIHRMNKGKLSTQSKIPVKNARDLSLAYSPGVAEPCKEIYNQKEAVYEYTMKGNMVAVVSDGSAVLGLGNIGPEAALPVMEGKSVLFKSFAGVDSFPICLDTHDVDEIVRTVKLMEPTFGGVNLEDIAAPNCFVIEERLKKETNIPIFHDDQHGTAIVTVAGLLNALKLVGKKFSDIKVVANGAGAAGIAIIKLLHSFGVRDMIMCDSKGAIFEGRKYGMNEVKDEVAKMTNKDKVEGNLEEVMEGADVFIGVSVGGLLSEEMVRTMKDDSIIFAMANPDPEIMPEAAKNAGARVIGTGRSDFPNQVNNVLAFPGIFRGALDVRATRINEKMKIAAAEAIAALISDDELNEDYVIPAPFDPRVAPAVAASVAKAAMESGVARIQVDPEEVAEKTRRLTLIED
- the dnaE gene encoding DNA polymerase III subunit alpha, with the protein product MEFTHLQIRTGYSLLKSTISIQHLVQSAVDKGYTALAITDEMVLHGVIPFYRACQKAGIKPIIGMVVFVRYEETSVPCILLAKNNMGYEQLIALSSTIQLNKQTDIPFSDLNRYTDHVIGILPWENTSLPLWIEQNETERVQDYLSKWTTLFREGDFYIGVSEANDKIRLTMAFIQKHVSKSILYTAIRDVRYVERDEEEAYRCLQAMKDSRKWQVESSDGSRELHFASKQDMELLFPDKWAKLLEASHRIAQACDVSISFDQSLLPSYPVPDGKDAFTYLESLCFQSIPSRYNERTPEVEQRLTYELSVIKKMDFSDYFLIVWDFIKYAKENGIMVGPGRGSAAGSLVAYLLQITDVDPLEHNLLFERFLNPERITMPDIDIDFSDHRRDEVIRYVQQKYGAEHVAQIATFGTFAARSTLRELAKTMNVDQQDLTFLLKHVSSSTGSLANAVKQSAELREYIQANDGLKKLFQIAHQLEGLPRHVSTHAAGVLISKSPLQKHVPLMAGHHDIALTQYAMNEVQQLGLLKMDFLGLRNLSLMERITRAIQRNVDPNFRLETIPFQDEKTFTLLQSGATSGIFQLESQGMQQVLTSLKPTEFEDVVAVNALFRPGPMEYIPTYIKRKHNQEPINYPHRVLQPILEKTYGVLVYQEQIMQIAHTMAGFRLGQADILRRAVSKKDHLVMNEQKQLFIQGCIEQGYERSVAEEIFAWIVRFANYGFNRSHAVAYSVISYQLAYLKAHYPAFFMAELLSSVSNQQEKVRTYIKEASELGISTLPPSINKSFGRFTVDGKGKLRVGFLTLKGIGHQVITEIMEARKSGPFKHLFDFCMRVSLKIVTRPILETLIMSGAFDETYANRASMLATIDQAREQAELFKEFDDQPSFFEGDVQLDEAYVEMEDFSQIKKLEMEKEVLGIYLSSHPLAEYRELLRANGYITFRNARKLVGQKQLRGSAIIQEVKTIRTKRGESMAFLSLGDETDEMDGVVFPDLYRTISRWLKEESMVLLKGKVENRNGRLQWVLEDVQPFKEEALITEVVQRVFLKITEQNDQKVLEKMETLANQYPGTVPIIVYHEQNRTSYQLAGKYNIKLTREAIQSLNHTFGKENVVIKGT